One genomic segment of Alkalimarinus alittae includes these proteins:
- a CDS encoding GNAT family N-acetyltransferase, whose product MNIREVIREDWNAIWPIFHEIVKAGETYAYDVETTKEQAEKIWLDAPRKTYVFEEAGQIFGTYYIKTNQAGPGSHVCNCGYMVSSKARGKGLATTMCEHSQKVASELGYKAMQFNFVASSNEGAVRLWSKLGFDTVGRLPNAFNHPNLGYVDALVMFKWLEKT is encoded by the coding sequence ATGAATATTAGAGAAGTAATAAGAGAAGATTGGAATGCAATCTGGCCTATTTTTCATGAAATTGTTAAAGCCGGAGAAACTTATGCATACGATGTTGAAACCACGAAGGAACAGGCAGAGAAAATCTGGCTAGATGCACCCCGTAAGACATATGTTTTTGAAGAGGCGGGTCAAATATTCGGCACATACTATATAAAAACAAACCAAGCTGGGCCGGGTAGCCATGTTTGCAACTGTGGGTATATGGTTTCATCAAAGGCACGAGGCAAAGGGTTAGCTACAACAATGTGCGAACACTCTCAAAAAGTTGCATCTGAGCTTGGCTATAAAGCAATGCAATTTAATTTTGTAGCATCAAGTAATGAAGGTGCAGTTCGTTTGTGGAGCAAACTAGGCTTTGATACTGTTGGCCGTTTACCCAATGCATTTAACCACCCCAATTTAGGTTACGTTGATGCATTGGTGATGTTCAAATGGTTAGAAAAAACATAA
- the tnpC gene encoding IS66 family transposase, with product MKINPNNLPNDVESLKALVQKQQNLLDEKQAEVDKKQARVEQLEEQWRLFLHRKFASQSEKAPGQGELFNETEETAEDPILELDAEAILSPETKTKAKTRGRKPLPSELPRVKVIHDLPESERQCPCGCQLSEIGEETSEQLDIIPAKIRVLQHIQKKYACKACEDKVKTAFKPAQPIPKSNASAGLLAHIAVSKYQDALPLYRQEGMFKRVGIHLPRQTLANWVIRSSELLQPLINLMRDQLLASPVIHCDETVVKVLKEPDKPASSQSYMWVQVAGPPQQRIILFDYDQGRSGQVPLRLLSGYQGYLQTDGYEGYNAVASQPGVTQLCCMAHARRKFMEAKKAQPKAKAKTRSKVDVAIDMIGKLYGLERAYQDATPENRYQMRQEKAKPVLEKLRHWLDKTLPAVPPTTLLGKALNYLHKYWSRLTTYLEDGRLNIDNNIAENAIRPFVIGRKNWLFSDTPRGAHASARIYSVIESAKANGLEPYAYLKQLFTELPRVNSVDDVEALLPWNQNLTTLLMNETLPQDGV from the coding sequence ATGAAAATCAACCCAAACAACCTACCTAACGATGTTGAAAGCCTTAAAGCTTTAGTCCAAAAGCAGCAAAACCTGTTGGATGAAAAGCAAGCTGAGGTCGATAAGAAGCAGGCTCGCGTAGAGCAATTAGAAGAGCAGTGGCGTCTGTTCCTGCATCGTAAATTTGCCTCGCAAAGCGAGAAAGCGCCAGGTCAGGGTGAACTCTTCAATGAAACGGAAGAAACCGCAGAAGACCCCATTCTTGAGTTGGATGCGGAAGCTATACTCAGTCCTGAGACAAAGACCAAAGCCAAGACTCGTGGCCGTAAGCCATTACCGTCTGAGCTACCTCGCGTTAAAGTCATCCATGATCTTCCTGAGTCTGAGCGTCAATGCCCTTGCGGCTGCCAACTCTCGGAAATAGGTGAAGAAACCTCCGAACAGCTGGACATCATTCCTGCCAAAATACGTGTACTTCAGCATATCCAAAAGAAGTATGCCTGCAAGGCCTGCGAAGATAAGGTCAAAACGGCATTCAAACCTGCTCAGCCCATTCCAAAGAGTAATGCCAGTGCGGGTTTGTTAGCTCATATTGCGGTATCGAAGTATCAAGATGCATTACCGCTATACAGACAGGAAGGAATGTTCAAACGCGTAGGCATTCACCTTCCACGGCAAACACTGGCTAACTGGGTGATCCGCTCCAGCGAGTTGCTACAACCGCTTATCAACCTGATGCGTGATCAGCTACTGGCAAGCCCCGTTATTCATTGCGATGAAACGGTCGTTAAGGTGCTGAAAGAGCCCGATAAACCGGCCAGTAGCCAATCCTATATGTGGGTTCAGGTGGCAGGGCCACCGCAACAACGCATTATCTTGTTCGATTATGATCAGGGTCGTTCCGGTCAGGTACCCCTGCGCCTGTTGTCTGGCTATCAAGGCTATCTGCAAACGGATGGTTATGAAGGCTATAACGCGGTGGCATCACAACCAGGCGTTACTCAACTCTGCTGTATGGCTCACGCTCGGCGTAAGTTTATGGAGGCTAAAAAAGCACAACCTAAAGCTAAAGCCAAAACGCGCAGTAAGGTTGATGTCGCTATCGACATGATTGGCAAGCTGTATGGGTTAGAGCGAGCTTATCAAGATGCGACACCAGAAAACCGTTATCAAATGCGGCAAGAGAAGGCGAAACCCGTGCTCGAAAAGCTGAGACACTGGCTGGATAAAACCTTGCCTGCTGTCCCACCAACCACATTATTGGGAAAGGCCCTGAATTATCTGCACAAATACTGGTCACGTCTGACGACTTACTTGGAAGATGGCCGCTTGAATATCGATAACAACATAGCGGAGAATGCTATCCGACCGTTCGTAATCGGTCGTAAGAACTGGTTGTTTAGTGATACACCGAGAGGGGCTCACGCCAGTGCAAGGATCTATAGCGTTATTGAATCAGCTAAAGCTAATGGGCTGGAGCCTTACGCATATCTCAAGCAGTTGTTTACCGAGCTACCGCGCGTGAATAGTGTCGATGACGTAGAGGCGTTGTTGCCTTGGAATCAGAACCTGACAACCTTGCTCATGAATGAAACACTGCCGCAAGATGGGGTTTAA
- the tnpB gene encoding IS66 family insertion sequence element accessory protein TnpB (TnpB, as the term is used for proteins encoded by IS66 family insertion elements, is considered an accessory protein, since TnpC, encoded by a neighboring gene, is a DDE family transposase.) yields the protein MMRPDDLSITVYLHKAPVDFRKSINGLAILVEAEMELNPFEKALFAFCNRQRDKIKVLYWERNGFCLWYKRLDKERFKWPNKQASDVITLTTQELNWLLDGFDLWSNKPHQTLNYQSVI from the coding sequence ATGATGAGGCCTGATGACTTATCGATTACCGTCTACTTGCATAAAGCTCCTGTAGACTTCCGAAAATCGATTAACGGCTTGGCCATCTTGGTCGAAGCGGAGATGGAACTGAACCCTTTCGAGAAAGCGCTATTCGCTTTCTGTAACCGTCAGCGTGATAAAATCAAGGTACTGTATTGGGAGCGCAATGGTTTTTGTCTCTGGTATAAACGCTTAGATAAAGAACGGTTTAAGTGGCCAAATAAACAAGCGTCTGATGTTATTACCCTGACGACTCAGGAACTAAACTGGCTATTGGATGGCTTTGATTTATGGAGTAATAAACCTCACCAAACCCTGAATTATCAGTCGGTTATCTAA
- the tnpA gene encoding IS66 family insertion sequence element accessory protein TnpA, with protein sequence MSKSALTKKQAYWLNHIQQCEQKKLTAPAYCDQHDLKVSQLYSYKHELRRKGFLQTESTTAFAKATVKPPQKTTTVRVHPVAFSLSVAWGKFRLQMTTGGPLS encoded by the coding sequence ATGAGCAAATCAGCACTCACAAAAAAACAAGCCTACTGGCTCAACCACATACAGCAGTGCGAGCAGAAGAAGCTAACCGCTCCCGCTTACTGTGATCAACATGACCTGAAAGTATCACAGCTTTACAGCTATAAACACGAACTTCGCCGCAAAGGTTTTCTCCAAACGGAATCTACAACGGCTTTTGCAAAAGCCACCGTTAAACCACCACAAAAAACGACGACGGTTAGGGTGCACCCTGTCGCTTTCTCTTTGTCCGTTGCCTGGGGTAAGTTCCGCTTACAAATGACGACGGGTGGTCCGTTGTCATGA
- a CDS encoding transposase, translating into MLIDEMNLDQLLELNEMICARIEEVRAQQDLDALKNLRLGQQVHFDSQKGPIFGTVIKMNRKTIIVQTEGGRQWKIPAGIAAPIKDLG; encoded by the coding sequence ATGTTAATAGACGAGATGAACTTGGACCAATTACTGGAGCTGAATGAGATGATCTGTGCTCGAATTGAAGAAGTGCGAGCACAACAAGACCTCGATGCGCTAAAAAATCTACGTTTAGGACAGCAAGTGCATTTTGATAGCCAGAAAGGGCCTATTTTTGGGACGGTCATTAAAATGAACCGCAAGACGATTATTGTCCAAACCGAAGGCGGTCGTCAGTGGAAAATCCCGGCCGGGATAGCCGCTCCTATCAAGGATCTTGGCTAG
- a CDS encoding MotA/TolQ/ExbB proton channel family protein yields MKNENNYISGRRKLIAERVSVKHAFLIAVVIGAFCIVLGILFNSIIFSMAVPPLVMIGYIVLVNNEAPDLPKSTIGDSYYYLGFILTLISLVVSLFSLSASDSINMNSIIGSFGAALGTTIVGLVARLWVTAFSIETKVRIERLETEMEKSLTQFTEQLDILTSISTNSLTKVHSETESTLKGVLSDYQSINAQVAELFKSSMEGGAESVKLAFDGLTERINKIKVDPDIISSPLESALAGLVSTIEEHKGSYHALNLKMINSNNDLSKQLSQSSTIITGHISAFESELAKVVDSQSKSYQKNLEEISSSILSGLGDVKDVKMDLKSSVTSDLESLKGEILEFTDTINLWNESLSSSLQNFDEITDLVTINANHMSSGASRLKEATVDFSESLGATGQLNETVTNVVSTIRELNNHLTETIKIGQAANIKIESSANSTEQASHQVASDIAKVYGSLAEQLKSLGERT; encoded by the coding sequence ATGAAAAACGAAAATAATTATATAAGTGGAAGAAGAAAGTTAATCGCAGAAAGGGTTTCTGTCAAGCATGCTTTTCTTATTGCTGTCGTAATCGGCGCGTTCTGTATCGTTCTTGGGATTCTGTTTAATTCAATTATTTTCAGTATGGCCGTACCTCCACTGGTTATGATAGGTTACATCGTGCTTGTAAATAACGAAGCGCCTGATCTTCCTAAATCTACAATAGGGGATAGTTATTACTATTTAGGTTTCATTCTCACACTAATATCACTGGTTGTTTCTTTATTTTCGCTTTCAGCTAGTGATTCCATCAACATGAACTCAATTATTGGTAGTTTTGGTGCTGCACTGGGAACCACTATTGTTGGGTTGGTTGCTCGTTTGTGGGTTACTGCTTTTTCAATTGAGACTAAAGTGAGGATAGAGCGCTTAGAGACAGAAATGGAAAAATCTCTGACTCAGTTTACTGAGCAGTTAGATATATTGACAAGCATATCAACAAACTCTCTAACAAAAGTGCACTCTGAGACAGAGTCTACTTTAAAAGGTGTACTATCAGACTATCAGAGCATTAATGCACAGGTTGCTGAGTTGTTTAAATCCTCTATGGAAGGCGGGGCGGAAAGTGTTAAATTAGCGTTTGATGGCCTCACTGAACGGATAAATAAAATTAAGGTTGATCCAGATATTATCTCAAGCCCGCTTGAGTCCGCTCTAGCTGGTTTGGTCTCTACTATTGAAGAACATAAGGGAAGTTATCATGCCCTTAACCTGAAAATGATAAACTCGAACAATGATTTATCAAAACAGTTGTCTCAGTCTAGTACAATTATCACCGGTCACATTTCTGCTTTTGAGTCTGAACTTGCAAAGGTTGTTGATAGCCAATCTAAATCTTATCAAAAGAATTTGGAAGAGATCTCATCATCAATTTTAAGTGGCTTGGGAGATGTAAAGGATGTGAAAATGGATTTGAAATCTTCGGTTACTTCTGACTTGGAAAGCCTAAAAGGCGAAATTTTGGAGTTTACTGATACAATAAACCTCTGGAATGAATCATTATCAAGCTCGCTTCAAAACTTCGATGAGATTACAGATCTTGTTACTATCAATGCGAATCATATGAGTTCTGGTGCCTCTAGACTTAAAGAGGCTACAGTGGATTTTAGTGAAAGCCTTGGAGCAACAGGGCAACTGAACGAGACCGTGACAAATGTAGTTTCTACCATACGAGAACTTAATAATCACCTCACGGAAACCATTAAAATAGGCCAGGCAGCAAATATAAAAATAGAGTCCTCGGCTAATTCTACAGAGCAAGCTTCACATCAAGTAGCATCCGATATTGCTAAGGTTTATGGTTCGCTCGCGGAGCAGCTGAAGAGTTTAGGTGAGAGAACTTAA
- a CDS encoding carbon storage regulator, producing the protein MGNGYLALTRREGEKLFFFIEDSNGTITKIRIDLNEITGNQVKIGIDAPKTVQIIRDELLSK; encoded by the coding sequence ATGGGTAACGGATACCTAGCATTAACCCGCCGTGAAGGTGAAAAACTATTCTTTTTCATCGAAGACTCTAATGGTACTATTACAAAAATCAGGATTGACCTTAACGAAATCACTGGCAATCAGGTAAAAATAGGTATCGATGCACCTAAAACCGTTCAAATTATTAGAGATGAACTATTAAGCAAATAA
- a CDS encoding endonuclease — MNTKKHLISLIALLITTFALVAHADTLNFRKAKKELQKVYSDNQISFYCGCTFSSQLKAGSKTKKRLTPDWDSCGYTPRKQPNRASRIEWEHVMPAHHFGQHMQCWRDGGRKVCKKDNVFKEMEGDMHNLVPAIGEVNGDRSNFKYGMIENESRVYGSCDAEVDFKGKRFEPSPSVRGDIARTYFYMSERYNVRLSKQQRQLLSAWDKLDPVDDWERTKNKRIESIQGNSNPFIQ, encoded by the coding sequence ATGAATACAAAAAAACACCTGATAAGCCTTATAGCATTGTTAATTACCACGTTTGCACTAGTTGCCCATGCTGACACCCTAAACTTCCGAAAGGCTAAGAAGGAACTACAAAAGGTCTACTCTGACAACCAGATCAGTTTCTATTGTGGCTGCACCTTTTCATCACAATTAAAAGCAGGGTCTAAAACCAAGAAACGTTTAACTCCTGATTGGGATAGCTGCGGCTACACGCCCCGTAAACAGCCCAATCGCGCCAGTCGCATTGAATGGGAACACGTCATGCCAGCACATCATTTTGGGCAGCATATGCAATGCTGGCGCGATGGTGGGCGTAAAGTATGTAAGAAGGATAATGTATTCAAAGAAATGGAAGGCGATATGCACAACCTAGTACCCGCTATAGGTGAAGTTAACGGTGACCGTTCCAACTTCAAATACGGCATGATAGAAAACGAATCGCGGGTTTACGGCTCATGTGATGCTGAAGTTGATTTCAAGGGTAAACGATTTGAACCTTCACCGAGTGTTCGGGGGGATATTGCACGAACTTACTTTTATATGTCAGAACGATACAATGTGCGATTAAGCAAGCAGCAACGGCAGCTGCTTTCAGCTTGGGACAAGCTAGACCCTGTTGACGACTGGGAACGAACCAAGAATAAACGTATTGAGAGTATCCAAGGTAATTCAAACCCGTTTATCCAATAA
- a CDS encoding mobile mystery protein A: MSLKKVVIQQYRENVNRAKQKVEGLRVPSEGWLRTTRKALGMSGAQLGRRLGVTRGSISNTEKAELNGGVTLKAMQQMAEGLGCRFVYAVVPEKNIEDVIYRRALKKAREQIEEASVHMALEEQVLSSSMLDIEVRRLADEMFNEASAELWNDDE; encoded by the coding sequence ATGAGCCTTAAAAAAGTCGTAATACAGCAGTATAGAGAAAATGTTAATCGCGCAAAGCAAAAGGTCGAAGGACTCCGTGTACCTTCAGAGGGGTGGCTTCGTACCACCCGAAAGGCTCTTGGAATGTCTGGGGCACAACTTGGGAGGAGGCTTGGTGTAACACGCGGCTCTATTTCAAACACAGAAAAGGCCGAGCTTAACGGTGGAGTTACACTCAAAGCTATGCAACAAATGGCTGAAGGGTTGGGGTGTCGATTTGTTTATGCCGTAGTGCCTGAAAAAAATATAGAAGATGTTATTTACCGCCGAGCGTTAAAAAAGGCAAGAGAGCAGATTGAAGAGGCTAGCGTGCATATGGCACTGGAAGAGCAGGTGCTAAGCAGTAGTATGCTGGATATCGAAGTCAGAAGGCTTGCCGATGAAATGTTCAATGAGGCTAGTGCTGAGTTATGGAATGACGATGAATGA
- a CDS encoding mobile mystery protein B, translated as MNEIIGNPDGATPLDPDELEGLIFTHIQTRGQLDQLELINVQTGIKWLKKQKKADPFTEGFVCSLHKRLFGDVWRWAGCFRKTEKNIGCDAIYIGVNLKNLLDDVRYWVEHDIYASKELAARFHHRLVAIHPFPNGNGRFSRIMADSVLTIAMNEEPIDWAGGHNLQSMSDHRKTYIAALRAADQGDYTLLLDFVGA; from the coding sequence ATGAATGAAATTATAGGTAACCCAGATGGAGCTACACCTCTTGACCCAGATGAGTTGGAGGGTCTTATTTTCACTCACATTCAGACAAGGGGGCAACTCGACCAACTTGAGCTGATTAACGTTCAAACTGGTATTAAATGGCTTAAAAAACAAAAAAAGGCAGACCCTTTTACGGAGGGCTTTGTGTGCAGCTTACATAAGAGGTTGTTTGGTGATGTATGGAGGTGGGCAGGCTGCTTTCGTAAGACGGAAAAAAATATTGGCTGTGATGCGATTTATATTGGCGTTAACCTGAAGAATTTATTGGACGATGTACGTTATTGGGTTGAACATGACATTTACGCATCAAAAGAGTTAGCAGCGCGCTTTCATCACCGATTAGTTGCTATCCATCCATTCCCCAATGGCAATGGAAGGTTCTCCCGAATAATGGCCGACTCAGTTTTGACGATTGCGATGAATGAAGAGCCTATAGACTGGGCAGGAGGGCATAACCTTCAATCTATGTCTGATCATCGTAAAACATACATTGCGGCACTTCGAGCGGCGGATCAAGGTGACTACACTCTTCTACTGGATTTTGTTGGGGCTTGA
- a CDS encoding WYL domain-containing transcriptional regulator, whose amino-acid sequence MQLNLTEERQQQRLNYIDLCALVLGCVSRKLLMNRFDIKEATASKDIKTYQERSGERLKYSHQLRAYTPVDWFSPLFEHSVEHALDLIGKGSLSVTCDPSIADNIYTQRLQSSLPVLANISSIFRALYLRKKVEIAYISQTSGESTRLIAPHSLIATGTSTYVRAFDHKSGEFRSFKLNRVVHSKLTNYLPEPKQEKSFDSEWNEHVTLKITPNHKLEHPESVELDYKMANGVLTINIKKALVKFFLMDWHIAPLEFPDLPGVLFPLKLESITPVIEIT is encoded by the coding sequence ATGCAGTTAAATCTCACTGAAGAAAGGCAACAGCAAAGACTTAACTATATTGATTTATGTGCACTGGTTTTGGGCTGTGTAAGCAGAAAGCTGTTAATGAATCGATTTGATATAAAAGAAGCAACCGCATCCAAAGACATTAAAACCTATCAAGAAAGATCAGGAGAGCGATTAAAGTATAGCCATCAGCTTAGGGCATATACTCCGGTTGACTGGTTCTCGCCTCTTTTTGAGCACTCTGTAGAGCATGCTCTTGATCTTATTGGCAAAGGTTCTCTGTCAGTTACATGCGATCCAAGTATTGCTGACAATATATACACACAACGACTCCAATCTTCATTGCCTGTGCTAGCCAACATTTCTTCAATTTTTCGCGCCCTTTATTTACGTAAGAAAGTGGAAATAGCGTATATATCGCAAACGTCAGGTGAGAGCACAAGATTAATAGCCCCTCATAGCCTTATTGCCACTGGAACTTCTACCTATGTTAGAGCTTTTGACCATAAGAGTGGGGAATTTAGAAGCTTTAAACTTAATCGAGTCGTGCACTCAAAGCTGACAAACTATCTTCCAGAACCTAAACAGGAAAAAAGTTTTGATTCTGAATGGAATGAGCATGTTACGCTAAAAATCACGCCAAATCATAAACTAGAACACCCTGAATCAGTTGAACTTGATTACAAGATGGCTAATGGTGTTTTAACAATTAACATCAAAAAAGCACTAGTGAAGTTTTTTCTAATGGATTGGCATATTGCTCCTTTAGAGTTTCCAGATTTGCCTGGAGTTTTATTTCCCCTCAAGCTGGAGAGCATTACACCAGTTATCGAAATAACTTAA
- a CDS encoding coiled-coil domain-containing protein, producing MSMNGVSDLLNEDYVLNRLVYINSAQHGYSEIMLNTHLAMFGDNNQGKTASLAGTKLLLYPETSLTNCAEKFCFEGRDGAYSTEESYLFYFPSPHSYIVLEVSNPEGKFCMVLYRNNQNWGYGRFFVPAEYEALRSVFWNDSEDSFPPDLSLSSVGSQLKSLKAIQVSDEKEIASLMFASFRDSPDRKRFCVIPLKDGDSKDAISAFKKIYQLAFDTGSSKTETLPTAIATLIDMGRSRDQEKLDANLIDLIEQHNQLLDQQEWLQKIENASLTWRKTKESFDESAIRIAKYSRLYRSVNHAVEAFEKSNKKRLSEIKTPFDDVSRQKHNLEENIKTSDAEQLIFSGATEQLVKQLVRSRNKLKKVKALKARYVNMPIDEILGAFNDEIRTLTESIKTLKEEDGAIKSLVKLNTRRAVLEENISGLESLAKETEETIFFQLRNEDAADVLHSLNSQLCNITSVIDPETKRTILDFASLLGKDGSGRLTFLESTLNEVPYNKFNIEEQRVKWVKSIENYCAELSKVRKDITVHHEAVKHDTIEGVIEREDADLNKAIKERDLIGGLEQLEKDTKETEVSLAAQQSKQQELENKNNEQKNKHSEIQREYSELSNKLTGIQKEIDSLEGIKANLKTAFSFIRPFDLQGEVDSLKEIKSEDGLEVLNQAKKASISFREFEADFNTLAIELPHSEIDPHKRREDLHEYNQLIKIHSTTFDTFEYEKTKHDNAKQSHNQLVNNQLSELKDSKALITNYISELNQDLNSKHVSNLSEIKLHVELNSNFLALLDTLDKHNIQDDSLLDPSFYSSLLKFVDKYFNKRTRRLKLKDIITSIQYQYTLAETNEVVTKSQSGGTTSTITAFVLAVLLKRITPNYVKLQIPIIVDEIGTLDGKNTSATIKQIAEHGFSIFCATPTFSPLVANLVGRWVSIDRFSVTAPLVKKCHMHILPAHIESFEGQDECA from the coding sequence ATGTCTATGAATGGTGTTAGTGATTTATTAAATGAAGATTATGTACTAAATAGACTTGTCTATATTAACTCTGCCCAGCATGGGTATTCTGAAATCATGCTAAATACGCACCTAGCTATGTTTGGCGATAACAATCAAGGCAAAACAGCCAGCCTCGCTGGGACAAAATTATTACTGTACCCCGAGACATCTCTTACTAATTGTGCAGAGAAGTTTTGTTTTGAAGGCAGAGATGGAGCCTACTCAACGGAAGAGTCTTACCTGTTTTACTTTCCCAGCCCCCATTCTTACATAGTGTTAGAAGTTAGTAATCCTGAAGGTAAATTCTGCATGGTTCTATATAGGAATAATCAGAATTGGGGTTATGGTCGATTCTTTGTCCCTGCAGAATACGAAGCATTAAGGTCTGTATTTTGGAATGACTCTGAAGATAGCTTTCCGCCTGATTTGTCACTATCAAGTGTTGGCTCTCAACTAAAGTCACTGAAAGCAATTCAAGTATCTGACGAAAAAGAAATAGCGAGTCTTATGTTTGCTAGTTTTCGAGACTCGCCTGATCGAAAACGCTTCTGCGTCATTCCGCTAAAAGATGGAGACTCTAAAGATGCAATCTCGGCATTTAAGAAAATTTATCAGTTAGCTTTTGATACGGGAAGCTCAAAAACAGAAACCCTTCCAACAGCTATTGCTACATTGATAGATATGGGCAGGAGTCGTGACCAGGAGAAGCTAGACGCCAACCTAATAGACTTAATTGAACAGCATAATCAGTTGTTGGATCAGCAGGAATGGCTGCAAAAAATCGAAAACGCATCCCTGACGTGGCGAAAAACGAAAGAGTCATTCGATGAATCAGCTATAAGAATAGCTAAATATTCAAGGCTATATCGCTCGGTCAATCATGCAGTAGAGGCTTTTGAAAAGAGCAATAAAAAGCGATTAAGTGAAATAAAAACTCCTTTTGATGATGTAAGCAGGCAAAAACACAACCTTGAAGAAAACATCAAAACCAGCGACGCAGAACAATTAATATTCTCTGGTGCCACTGAACAGCTAGTGAAGCAGCTAGTGCGTAGCCGAAATAAACTTAAAAAGGTGAAAGCATTAAAAGCACGCTACGTTAATATGCCTATCGATGAAATATTAGGTGCATTTAATGATGAGATTAGGACGTTAACGGAGTCAATTAAGACACTAAAAGAAGAAGATGGCGCAATAAAAAGCTTGGTAAAGCTAAACACTAGGCGGGCAGTTCTTGAGGAAAATATTTCAGGTCTTGAATCTTTAGCTAAAGAAACTGAGGAGACCATTTTCTTCCAGCTGCGAAATGAGGACGCCGCTGATGTTTTGCACTCCCTTAACTCACAGCTTTGTAATATCACTTCAGTTATTGATCCAGAAACAAAAAGAACCATTTTAGATTTTGCCTCACTTTTAGGCAAAGATGGTTCTGGTCGGTTGACATTTTTAGAGTCAACCTTAAATGAAGTGCCCTATAACAAATTCAACATTGAAGAACAAAGAGTTAAATGGGTTAAAAGTATAGAGAATTATTGCGCAGAGCTAAGCAAAGTACGAAAAGATATTACCGTACACCATGAGGCTGTAAAGCACGACACCATTGAGGGTGTGATAGAGCGCGAAGACGCCGACCTTAATAAGGCAATAAAGGAACGAGATCTGATAGGTGGACTTGAACAGCTTGAAAAAGATACAAAAGAAACGGAAGTATCATTAGCTGCTCAGCAATCAAAGCAGCAAGAGCTTGAAAATAAGAACAACGAACAGAAAAATAAACATAGCGAAATTCAGAGGGAATACAGCGAACTTTCAAACAAGTTGACTGGAATACAAAAAGAAATAGATTCGCTGGAAGGAATAAAAGCTAATCTTAAGACTGCATTTTCTTTCATTCGCCCCTTCGATCTTCAGGGGGAAGTAGATTCGCTGAAAGAGATAAAAAGTGAAGATGGTTTGGAGGTACTAAACCAAGCCAAGAAGGCGTCAATAAGTTTTAGAGAGTTTGAAGCTGATTTTAACACTCTGGCAATTGAGCTGCCTCACAGTGAAATTGATCCTCATAAAAGGCGCGAAGATCTTCATGAATACAATCAATTAATCAAAATACACTCAACCACATTTGATACTTTTGAGTACGAAAAAACAAAGCATGATAATGCTAAACAAAGCCATAATCAGCTAGTTAATAATCAACTTAGTGAACTGAAAGACTCTAAGGCACTTATTACCAATTATATTTCAGAGTTGAATCAGGATTTAAACAGCAAACATGTATCGAACTTATCTGAAATCAAACTACATGTAGAGTTAAATTCAAATTTCCTAGCGCTGCTAGACACACTGGATAAGCACAACATTCAGGACGACTCCTTACTCGACCCTTCTTTTTATTCATCACTGTTAAAGTTCGTAGACAAATACTTTAATAAAAGGACCCGCCGACTTAAATTAAAGGACATCATCACTTCGATCCAATACCAATACACTCTGGCAGAGACCAACGAAGTTGTAACTAAAAGTCAGTCAGGTGGAACTACAAGTACTATTACCGCATTTGTTTTGGCTGTTCTTTTAAAGCGAATCACGCCTAATTACGTAAAACTTCAAATCCCAATCATAGTAGATGAAATTGGAACACTGGACGGCAAAAATACCAGCGCGACAATTAAGCAAATTGCAGAGCATGGATTTTCTATATTTTGCGCCACCCCTACCTTTAGCCCTTTAGTCGCAAATTTGGTGGGGCGGTGGGTTTCAATTGATCGCTTTTCCGTGACAGCTCCACTGGTAAAAAAATGTCACATGCACATATTGCCTGCACATATCGAGTCATTTGAAGGGCAGGATGAATGCGCTTAA